In Rutidosis leptorrhynchoides isolate AG116_Rl617_1_P2 unplaced genomic scaffold, CSIRO_AGI_Rlap_v1 contig592, whole genome shotgun sequence, the following are encoded in one genomic region:
- the LOC139884717 gene encoding protein MAIN-LIKE 2-like, whose protein sequence is MFHFSVGESTVTLQDVEILLGLRIDGHPIMTWDTKPSDASVFCQHYLGFDARHDGVRVELSSIKEHIETFPYEAITIDLQALQRACCLIAYIFCGFLFCDRSQNKVDMYLLWLLDEDYRCSTLSWGSVVLAHLYRRLTEAASGEKGDFERGFPRSHRYLAEAMDHVLLIVC, encoded by the coding sequence ATGTTTCATTTTTCTGTGGGAGAGTCCACTGTCACACTACAAGATGTGGAGATCCTATTGGGCCTTCGGATAGATGGTCATCCAATTATGACTTGGGATACCAAACCCAGCGATGCTTCCGTATTTTGCCAGCATTACTTGGGTTTTGACGCGAGGCATGATGGGGTGAGAGTAGAGCTCTCTAGCATCAAGGAACATATAGAGACATTTCCATATGAGGCAATAACCATAGACTTGCAGGCGTTGCAAAGAGCGTGTTGTCTTATTGCCTACATCTTCTGTGGTTTCTTGTTTTGTGATCGGAGTCAGAACAAAGTTGATATGTATTTATTGTGGCTTTTGGATGAAGACTATCGTTGTAGTACACTGAGTTGGGGAAGTGTTGTGCTTGCCCATCTGTATCGCAGACTGACTGAAGCTGCGAGCGGTGAAAAGGGAGATTTTGAGAGAGGATTCCCAAGATCACACCGATATTTGGCCGAGGCCATGGACCACGTGCTCCTCATCGTCTGTTAG